The stretch of DNA TGCCCGCTCACACCGCCGATCGCCGCCCCGTCCCGTCCTCCTCGGTGATGGACCTGCTGGCCCTGCGCTCCGTCACAGAGCTGCACGTCGTACAACGTCACCTCCTGGATCCCGAGGTCCTGCGGACGGTAGCAGTGGTCGACCGGATCGGCGACCTGACGCGTTTCAACGTCGCCGAGGTGCCCGAGCTCGCCCACGTCTCCAGCCCCGAGGAGCTTCTCACGCCCGATGAGCACGGCTGGGCGCTGGGGCACGCGCTGTCCCTGGCGGTCGAGCACGGGCAGCGCCTGTGGCTGAGCGAGGTGAACCCGCAGCAGCTGGTCCGGTTGCACGCGGTTCTGGGCGAGGACCTCGTCCACGTCGTCTCCTTGGACGAGGACTCCCTGGACGAGCCCAAGAGCGCCGGAGCTCCTGAGCCCGGCAGCGCCGGCCAAGGCAGCGAAGGCAGCGGCACCGTCGTCGTCGCCGTGAGCCCGCGCCGGCTGCTGGATGAGTGGGCCACCGGGACGCCTGCGCAGATCAACTACCTGCGCACCGTCCTGGAGGGCACGGACCCGTTGAGGGTCTCACGGCACACCCTGGCCGCACTGCGCGAGGCGGAGGTGGATCTGGTGCCCCGCGCCGGCATCGTCCGGATGCTGCACAACCCGCGTTTCCTCGCCTACGCCACGGTGTTCGTCTACTCCTCGCTGAGGGCGCTGCCGGCCACCTTCGCCCCCGGTTTCCAGGGCAACCCCTGGGTGCTGTGGACCATCGACATCGTCACCGCCGTGCCCTACACGTGGGGCATCATCGCGATGGTGGCGGGCCGACGGCGTCGTATCCGCTTCGCCGGTTTCCTCGTCACCCTCATCACCTTCGTGGCGCCCTATGTGTACTTCTTCCTGGCGGGCGACGACGGCCATGGCCACGGCTACCCCCAATGGGTCGTCCTGGTGGTCATCGGCCTGGTGCTGAGCACCTTCCTGCTCGAGGGCGGGCGCTGGCTGCGGGACGTGGCCGTCGCCCGTGGCCTGCGCGCCCCTCGGAAGGGCTGACGACGGCCCTGCGGGTACGACGAAGCTGCCAGCCGCCGTGATGGCTGGGTGGCCGCTGTGCAGTCAGGAGTCTGCCGAGGGTGTCACGAGGAGGCGGAGCCAGCGGGCGCTGTATCCGGTTCTGCGTTCGGCTCGGCGCCGCGGATCGAACGCAGAACCCCGGCGAGCAGGAACCACCCGCCGGAGACGACGATGACCGCGACCAGGCTGAGGGGACGGTGTGGGTAGGTCGCCACGAGCCAGCAGGTGGCCAGGAACCATACCGCCACCGCGGCGATGTTGAGGGTGCGGAAGCGCTTGACGCGGGCCGGGTGCGCGTAGTGCGTGGGCACGAGGGTGAGCACCACGAAGACGAGGGTGATAATGATGTTGGCGGCTGCCGGGGTCTGGAGCACGTAGAACATGAGGGCCACGATGTTCCAGGCCGCCGGGAAGCCCACGAAGTAGTAATCGGTGGACTTCCACTGCTTGTTGGCGTAGCAGAACATCGACGAGCTCAGGATGAGGGCCATGAGCAGGCCAGCCACCAGCCTGGGCCCCATCGGCAGGGCCACGTACATGAAGACCGCCGGGATGAAGGTCCAGGTGAGGTAGTCGACGACGATGTCGACGATGCCGCCGTCGAACCAGGGGATGATCTCGGAGACCTTGGCACGCCGGGCCAGGGTGCCGTCCACACCATCGACGACGAGGGCGACGAGGAGCCAGAACCACATCCAGGCGAACTCCCGGCGAGGGTGGATGGTGGCCAGCATGGCCAGACTGGCCCATACCAGTCCCGACATGGTCAAGATGTGCACTGCCCAGGCGGCGACACGGGCATGTGCCGGGTGCTGCGCCGTCGACACAAACGTCCCCTCTCGGTGGATGAACTGATGGCGGGAAGTCTATGCGGTTCACAGCCTGAGCACATATCCGCGCGGGTCGCTCTCACCATGAACGCGCACGGGCCTCCGAGCGCCCCGAGCTGAGCACGCCGTTGCCCCTGAAACGGTGTGTCCCCACACCTGCTGGTACGGGGACACACCGGGCTGCTGGGCGCCCGCGGGCGCTCACAGGAGATGACTCACATGCTCACGTGGCGGAAGTCGAAGGGGTAGATCCCCATGGGGTTCCAGTGGGCGACGAGCCGTGCCCCGGTGGACGCACCGTGGGCCCACAGCTCGCTGGCGATGACGACGCCGCCGCCCTCCAGCTCGCTCAGGCTCAGGCGGTGGTGGTCGTCGACGTAGTCGTCGGCCTGCTCCACCGGGTAGAGGGTCAGGTCGGAGGCGGGTGCGGAGAGCCCGGCCAGCTGCTCGTCGAGTCCGGCCAGGTCGTTGCCGGCGATCCCGTAGCGGCTCGCCAGCTCGTTGACGTCACGGCGCGCGATGGCGGCGACGAACTCCTGGACCTCGGTGTAGATCCGACGGCGCAGCTCCTCGTCCCCCCAGGGGATCGGGGCCGGCTCCTCGGGTGCGTCCGCGGTGCCGGCGACGGGCTCGGCGGAGCCGGCCGCGGTCTCATCGGTCTCACCGGGCCGTCCGACGACGGGCTCGGCGGGGGCGGCCTCCACCGCACGGCCCTCGGGCTGGTCCTCGGGAGTCGAGGCGGTCGACGCGGAGGCGGGCTCGGAGCCGGAGGCGCCCCGAGCCTCAGGGGCCGCCGCGTCAGCCGCGGGCGGCACCGCGCCCTCGACGGAGGCGGCGTACCAGGGAACCTCCGTCTGCACCGGCTCGCCGGACTCCTCGGGGGCATCCATCGTGGTCTGCTCACCGACGTGGCCGACGGCGTCGGCAGGGGTCCGAGCGGAGACCGCCACGTTCTCCCAGGCCTCACCGGAGGAGGCCGTCGGCTGCTGCGCAGGGGCGACGGGGACACCCTCCCGGCCCGACTCGGGCTGGTCGGGGTAAGCCACGGTCTCACCGGTGGGAGCGGCCACGGGCTCACCGCCGGCGTGCTCGACGGTGGGAATCGCCACCGGCTCGTAGCCCGACTCGGCCGGCCCGGAGGGGGCGACCCGTGCGGGCTCAGCCGCGTCCGATGCCACCGCAGGGGTCTCCGTGGCAACCGCCTCCGTGCCCGACTCGGGCGGGGTCTGGGCGGTGGCGGCCGCGTGCCGGGCCCTGCGCAAGGCAGCGGCCGATCCTGTCTGCGGCGATGGGGAGGCGGGCGTCTCGACGGCGCTCTCAGTGGCGGCCTCAGCTCCGGCCTCAGTGGGGACCTGAGCCTCCGGCGCCTCGGCACCGGCCTCGTTCGCGACCGGGGCCGCGACAGGAGCAGCAGGCGTCTCGACCATCGACGGCGTCGTCGCGGCGGGCGCCGTCACCTCGCCGTCCACGAGGCCCTGGTCGACGGGGAAGGGCTGGACGAGGAGGGTCTCACCCGTCGGCGCGGCGACCGGCTCGGTCTCGACCTGCTCGGCGCTGTGCTCCGGGACCTGCTCAGCCGGCTGCCCGGAGGCCGGTACGGCCTCGGCCGGCGTGTGGACGGCGGTTGCACCGTGCCGGACCTGCCCGGCAGCGGTCGCATCCTCCGTTTCGGGAACGGAGACCGGGGTGGCGATCGCGGCCTCGTCGGGGGCCTCCTCACCGGGGGCGGACTCGCCCGCCCCCGCGACGGACTCCGCAGTAGCCTCGGCGAGGAACTCGGCGGAGGTCTCAGAAGCGGCCTCGGACACAGCGTCCTTGGACGTACCGTCGGCGGCCGAGGGGACGGCCTCAGAGACCCCCTCCGCATCGGCCGACGCGGCGGAGACCGACGACGACACGGACGCGTCAGAGGAGGCCGGAGCCGCCGGCTGCTCGCCGGGCTCCGCAGGCTCCGATTCAGTGGGCTCCGCAGGCCCGGTGGCCTCGGCGACCTCAGCGGGTTCGGTGGGTTCTCCGCCTTCAGGCGCCTGAGGCGCCTCAGCGGCCTCCTCGGACTCCTCCGCGGCCGACCCGGCGGCGACATGGGGCACCGGGTTCGGATCGATGTACTGGCGCCGCTCCACGCCCACCCGGGTGAGCTGGCCGGCGAGGATCTCGGGACGGCCGAGGTAGTCCCAGACCTCGCCGGGCCCCGAGCGCAGACTCAGGGAGGGGGCGTCGAGGATGGCGACCCCGCCATCGGGCAGGAAGCACAGGAACAGGCCGGTCATCTCGCCGGTGGTGGCGTCCCACAGGCGCGCGGTGCCGTCCTCGGATCCGGTGAGGATCCGGGTGCCGTCGGGGCTCCACTGGGCGTCGGTGACGCCGAAGCGGTGGCCGGCCAGGGACAGGACGACCTTGCCGGAGACCTCGTCCCACACGCGCACGACACCGTCGTCGAAGCCGGCCAGGACCCGGGCGCCATCGGGGCTCCACGCGTAGGAGCGGACCATGGCGCCCTCATCGCGCAGCGTCACGAGCTCGCCGGAGGTGATGACGTCCCAGACGTGGGCGGCGCCGTCGGCGCTGCCGGTGACGACCCGGGGGCCGCCTTGGGTCCACACGACGTCGCGCACCCAGTTGCCGGTATAGGTGTGGATGACCTCGCCGGTGGTGGCATCCCAGATGCGGGCGGTCCCGTCCTGGGAGCCGGTCAGCACGCGCTGGCCGTTGGGACTCCAGGCCACCGAGGTGATCATGTCGCGGTGGCCCTCGAGCGTGAGGAGGCGCTCGCCGCGGGCGGCGTCCCAGATCGCGGCGCGGTCGTCGCCCAGGCCGGAGAGGATGCGCTCGCTGTCCGGGCTCCAGGCGACGTCGTTGACGTCGTCCTCGCCGGCGGTCAGGGCCTGGACGACGTCGCCGGTGGCGGCGTCGAGGATGAGGACGCGCGGTGAGAGATAGGAGGAGGTGGCCAGGCGGGTGCCGTCGGGGCTCCAGACGACCTCACTCAGCTCACGGGCACCGCTGTCCACCGTCAGCCGCGGCTCGCCGGTGGCGGCGTCCCAGACGCGGTTGCCGCCGATCTTGGCACCAATGGTGATCCTCGAACCGTCGGGGCTCCAGGAGACGGTCTCGACGGAGTTGCCGGCCCCCAGGACCAGCTGGGTCTGGCCGGTGGCGGCGTCCCAGACCCGCACGGTGTCGTCGTGCGAGCCGGTGGCCACGCGGCGAGAGTCCGGGCTCCAGGCCAGGGAGCAGGCCCACTGGCTGTGACCGCGCAGGCTGAACAACTCCTCGCCGGTGGCGGCGTCCCAGATGTGGGCGGTGGTGCCGGAGATGTCGTCAGTGACGATGCGGCCGCCATCAGGGCTCCAGGAGACCACGCTCACCCAGCGGCGTTCGCGGCCGTGGAGGCTGAGGATCTCCTCGCCGGTGGCGGCGTCCCAGACCCGGGGCTCGGCCGAGTCGAAGGCGGTGATGATGCGGCGCGAGTCCGGGCTCCACGACAGTCCGGTCATCGGCTCGATGGGGCCGACGTGAGTCGGTGTGCCGTCGGGGCCCATCGCTCCACCGCGGCCCACGAAGGCCATGGGGCCCACGCGCAGCAGCTCGGTGCCGGTGGTGACGTCCCAGACCCGGGCGGTGCCGTCGTCGGAGGCGGTGGCCACGCGGGTCCCGTCGGGGCTCCAGGCCACCGCGGTGAGGTGGTCGGTGTGTCCGGACAGGGTGCGCACCACCTGGCCGCCGGAGGCGTCCCAGATGCGGGCCGAGGCGTCGTCGAAGCTGGTGAGGATGCGGGTGGAGTCGGGGCTCCAGGCCACCGCCCCGCCGACACCGGAACCACCGACGCCCAGGGTCAGCAGGTCGGCGCCGGTGGTCGCGTCCCAGACGCGCACGCTGTGATCCTCCGCCGCGGTGAGGAGGCGCGTGCCGTCAGGGCTCCAGGCCACCGCACTGATGGACAGACTGGGGCCCGCGAGCGCGAACAGCTCGATGCCGCTGTTCGCGTCCCAGACACGGGCCGTGCCGTCATGCGATCCGGACAGGAGCCGCGTCCCATCCGGGCTCCAGGCCACTCCCCACAGTGCGTCGAAGTGGCCGGCATACAGTGACACCTCGCGAGGGTCGATCGTCCCCGAGGTCTCTGAAGGCACAGTCATGGTTGAAGTCTAGAGATCTCTGCGAGATATCTGCGGCATCTTGAGCCGATGGCGAGCAGTTACCTGAGTGATATCTGGCAAATCCGGGGCTGAGAGGGCGCCACGCCGGGCGCGCGACACGCGGTAGCGGCCTCTTTGGCGCCGCACCGAGCCACCCGGGCGGGCGCGCGCAGAGCCGAAGCGACCGACGCGCGCCAACGCGTCGGCCGTTTCGATATCTCCCCGAGACACCCGGACATTTATCGACGGGTGCCGCCGAGGGCGTCGTGGCGGGCGTCGTCGGCGGGCTCGAGCCACTCGTGGGAAGGGGCCTCGCCGGGCACACCCAGGGCGATGCGGGAGAGCCGGGAGTCGACCAGGCACGGCCGGCACCGTCGTCGGGCGGCCGTCTCCAACCTGGGTAGGAAGCGCGCCGAGCCCCGCCCTCCTTTGGATGGATATGGGTCGTCGGAGAATCATTCGGCGGCCCGATGTCCCACGGGCCGCGATCACGCAGGCTGGAGTCATGACCGCGATCACGACCTCCCGCCCCATGAGCCACGAGCTCGACCCCGCCGGCGAGCCCCTCGGACGTCGTTGGCTCAAGAACATCCTGACCGCCGCCCTTGCCGGCATTCTCTGCCTCGTGCTCATCGGCGTCACACGCACCGCGTCCGCGCTCATCACCGGCGGGAGCGCGAAGGCCGGGCGGTAGGCGCCGCCTTCCTATCCGTTTCACCAAGGCCCCGCTCCCCTACCCGGCTTACAGGGCACGCCTTGATCTGGGTGGCGCCGGCGCACCAAGGCCTCCGCCCCGACCTCCGCAACAGGCACCGGACGGGGACATTCCACGCGTCGGGGAGCGTTCTGCCCCGGCGGGGACAACCCGCACGTGCAGGTGCGGGTTTTCTGTCACCGCACCCGTAAAAGGCCCCCGTCGACGGAGGGAGGTCGACGGCGAGTGTGAGGCCGCGGACAGGCTCAGTCGCCGGTGCCGTGGAAGACGGCCTCGAGGTTGTTGCCGTCGGGGTCGAGAACGAAGGCCCCGTAGTAGCCGGGGTGGTAGTGCGCACGCTCGCCGGGCCCGCCGTTGTCCTTGCCCCCAGCCGCCAGGGCCGCCTTGTGGAAGGCATCCACCTGCGCCGTCGACGACGCCGTCACGGCAACATGGCAGGGCGTCGGGCTCTTGGTCGGAGACAGCCATAGATCCGGGGGCACCCGGGCGTCCTGCGGAGCTCCGGGCACGGAGGCCCCCAACCCGGTGACGGGCCCGAACTCCATGACGACGCGGTAGCCCAGCGGCGCGAGCGCCGCCTCGTAGAAGGCCTTCGAAGCCTCCGGATCGCTGACATTCACAGAGATGTGATCGATCATGCACCCAGGCTAGCGGTGCGCACCGGGACGCGTAAGGCCCGGCTGCCTCTTTCCGCACCTCTCGGACATCGAGCCGGGCGTTTCTCGCGTAGCCCTACGGTATTTCTGTAGGGCTACGCGAGAAACGCCCGGCTCGGTACGGAGTGGAGGGACGAGCTCAGAACAGGCCCGGCAGGACGCCCTCGACGTCGGCCCCGAGCTCGGCCAGGTCCAGGACGAGGGGCCGGCCGGCACCGCCGTCGGCGAGCAGGTCGCTGCCGGCCACGACGAGCAGGTCGCCACCGGTGGTGCCCAGGCGGGCGACGGCGACGTCCTCGGCCTCGGCGGCCGCGGTCACGGCGGGCACGAGCTCCTCGCGCACGGCGACGATCGCGCGGGCCCCGGACTCGGAGAACAGGGCGGTGAAGTCGTCCACGCCCTCCTCCTGGATGGCGGTCAGGTCCACGCTGGCGCCGACGCCGCATCGCAGGCAGGAGTCCACGAGGGTCTGGATGAGGCCGCCGGCGGAGCAGTCGTGGGCAGCGCGCACCAGCGGCTCGCCACCGGGCCCCTCCGCCTCGCTGAGAGCCAGCAGCACACGCCCGAGGGCCATCTCCGCCTCGAGGTCGACGCGAGGGGGCCGCCCGCCGAGGTGGTCGTGGACCACGCGGGACCAGGCCGAGCCGTCGAGCTCGTCGGCGGTGGCACCCAGGGCCATGATGGCCAGGCCCTCCTCGTGCCAGCCCGAGGGGTTGGCCCGGCGCACGTCGTCCATGACGCCCAGGACGCCGACGACGGGCGTGGGGTTGATCGAGGAGTCGATCTGCCCCTTGACCTTGCCGTGGGAGTTGTAGAGGGAGACGTTGCCGCCGGTGACCGGCACGCCCATGACGGCGCAGGCGTCGGCCAGGCCGGTGATGGCCTCGACGAGCTGCCACATGGCGTCGGGGTCCTCCGGCGATCCGAAGTTGAGGCAGTCGGTGACGGCCAGGGGCCGGGCGCCCACGGTGCACACGTTGCGGTAGGACTCGGCCAGGGCCTGGGCGGCGCCGGTGGCGGGGTCGAGCTTGGTGAAGCGGCCGTTGGCGTCGGTGGCGATGGCCACGCCTCGTCCGGTGGCCTCGTCGACGCGGATGACGCCGGCGTCGTCGGGCTGGCACAGGGCGGTGTCGCCGCGCACGAACCGGTCGTACTGGTTGGTGACCCAGGCGGTGGAGGCCTGGTTGGGGTTCGTCACGACGGCGCGCACCTGCTCGGCGAGCTCGACGGCACTGCCGGGGCGGGCCAGGCGCTCAGTGGTGTCCGCGTTGAGCTCGTCCTGCCAGGCGGGGCGGGCGTAGGGGCGATCGTAGGTGGGGCCCTCGTGCGCCACGGTGCGCGGGTCGACGTCGACGATCCGCTCCCCGAAGTGGTCGATGGTCAGGCGGCCCGATCCGTTGACCTCGCCGATGACGGCGGCCTCGACGTCCCACTTGTCGATGACGGCCATGAACTCCTCGAGCTTGTCGGGCGCGACGACGGCCATCATGCGCTCCTGGGACTCGCTCATGAGGATCTCGCCGGCGGTCAGGGTGGGGTCGCGCAGCAGCACCTTCTCCAGGTCGACGTGCATGCCGCCGTCGCCGTTGGAGGCCAGCTCGGAGGTCGCGCAGGAGATGCCGGCGGCGCCCAGGTCCTGGATCCCGAGCACGAGCCCGGCGCCGAACAGGTCCAGGCAGCACTCGATGAGGACCTTCTCCATGAAGGGGTCTCCCACCTGGACGCTGGGCCGCTTGGCGGGCATGCCATCCTCGAAGGACTCGGACGCCAGGATGGAGGCACCGCCGATCCCGTCGCCGCCGGTGCGCGCCCCGAAGAGCACCACCTTGTTGCCGGCGCCCGTGGCGTTGGCCAGGTGGATGTCCTCGTGGCGCAGCACGCCCACGCACAGGGCGTTGACCAGCGGGTTCTCCTGGTAGGAGGAGTCGAACTCGGTCTCGCCGCCGATGTTGGGCAGTCCCAGGGAGTTGCCGTAGGTGCCCACGCCGGCCACGACGCCGTGGACGACGCGCGCGGTGTCGGGATGGTCGACGGCGCCGAAGCGCAGCTGGTCCATGACGGCCACGGGCCTCGCCCCCATGGAGATGATGTCGCGCACGATGCCGCCCACACCGGTGGCGGCCCCCTGGTAGGGCTCGACGTAGCTGGGATGGTTGTGGGACTCGACCTTGTAGGTCACGGCCCAGCCGTCGCCGATGTCGACGACGCCGGCGTTCTCCCCCATGCCGACCAGGAGGTGCTCACGCATCTCGGGAGTGGTCTTGGCGCCGAACTGGCGCAGGTGGACCTTGGAGGACTTGTAGGAGCAGTGCTCGGACCACATGACCGAGTACATGGCCAGCTCGGCGTTGGTGGGGCGCCGCCCCAGGAGCTCACGGATGGACTCGTACTCGTCGGCCTTGAGGCCCAGATCCTTCCAGGGCATCTCCCGCTCGGGGGTTGCGGCGGCGTCGGCAACGGTGTCGGGGTGGGCGGATGGGATCGCGGGCTCGGGCGCCATGGGTGCTCCTGGTCGAAGAGGGAGTGCGGCCGGGCCAAGCCTACCCGCGCCCCGCGGCGCCCTCACATCACCAGCGCACCGACCCAGCGCTCCCTGCGCCCTCCATCACGCCGCCTGGATTCCGGCCGAGAAATATGCCGAAACGGCAACGAGGCGCCACGCCCGCCCTCAAAGTGCTGCGCCTCACACGATTTCGAGGGAAGATCGTGGCATGAGAGATATCGACGTCGCCCCACTGCCCCTGTCGCATCTGGAGAGCCACCTGGACGAGGTGGCCGTCAGGCGGTTGCGCACGAGCCTGGCGGGGGCCGAGGCCCTGCTGGAGGGACGCACCGTGTGGACGGTGACGCCGTCGGCCGCCGCCGGCTCGGGACCGGCGGAGACGGTCGCACCCCTCGTGGGCTACTCCTTGGGCGCCGGCCTCGACGTGCGCTGGCTGACCCTGGACGCGCCCGAGGAGTTCACCCAGATCGCGGACCGGCTGCACGCAGGCATCCACGGCGACCGCGGCGACGGCGGCAAGCTCGGGGACAAGCAGCGCGACATCTACGAGCACGTCCTGTCCTCCAACGCGGAGAACATCGTTGACGAGGTCCGCCCCGACGACGTCGTCATCCTCCACGACCCGCCCACAGCGGGCCTGGCCAAGGCACTCAAGGCCGTGGGCGCCACGGTCATCTGGCGCTGCCACGCCGGAGCCGAGGGCGCGGGCGAGGCCGCCGACTACGCCTGGGCCTTCCTGGACCGCTACCTGGAGGACGTGGACCTGGTGGTCGTCTCTCGCCCCGAGTACCGCCCGCCCTACATCGAGGCCGAGCACTGCGCGGTCCTGGCCCCCTCGATCGACGCCGACTCCCCCAAGAACCGGGTCCTGGACCTGGACGAGGCCTGGTCGGTGGCGCGCCTGTCCGGGATCTTCGCCGGCGAGCCGCCCTTCGAGGCCGTGCCCTTCATGCGTCACGACGGGCGCGCCGACGCCTTCCGCGGCCTGGCCGACGACCCGGTCCTGGCCGGCGGCCCGGTGCCGCTGGGCGCCCGGGTCGTCACCCAGGTCAACCGCTGGGACCGCCTCAAGGGCGGTCTGGAACTGGTGGAGGCCTTCGCGGAGAGCATCGCCCTGCTGCCCGAGGACGCCCACCTGCTGCTGGTCGGCCCCTCCCCGGACGGGCCCGAGTCGCAGGCGACCCTGACCCAGATCGTGGAGCGCTGCTCAGTGCTGCCCGACTCGGTCGCCTCCCGGATCCACGTGGCCGCGGTGAGCATGGAGGACCGGGAGGTCAACGCCACCGTCGTCAACGCTGTCCAGCGGGTCAGCTCGGTGGTCACCCAGCGCTCCCTGGTCGAGGCCTTCGGGCTGACCGTCGCCGAGGCGATGTGGAAGAAGGCCCCGGTGGTCGCCTCCGCGGTGGGCGGCATCCGCGACCAGATCGACGACGGCGTCGACGGCGTCCTGATCGACCCGGCCGACGGCGCCGCCTGGGCCGAGGCCGTGCGCGACCTGCTGCTCTTCCCCGAGCGGGCCCGGGAGATGGGGCTGGCCGCGCACGAGTCCGTGCGCCGGGAGTTCCTGTCCAACCGGCACCTGCAGGACCTCCTGCAGATCGTGGCCGACCTGGTGGGCTAGCGATCGACTGACTGACGGCACCTTCAGGCCCGAGCGAATCCGGCTCGGGACAGGCCTCAACCGCCAGATCGGGAGGATCAGTCCCTCATGCGGTTCGCCGCCCCGCAGGAAGCCACGTCATCAAGATACAAATGGTCATGAGTGCAAATGGTCATTTGTGTTAGGGTGGGGTCGTCGATCTGAGGAGGAGCGTGTGGGAGCGGCAGAGGCGATCGATGTCGATGTGGCGCTGCGGGCGCTGGCCGATGGGAACCGTCGGGCGATCCTGCGGGTGATCCGTTCAGAGCCGCAGCCTGTCGGTGTCGTCGCGCAGGCGGTCGGGCTGTCGCAGCAGACCACCTCGCACCATCTTCGAACCCTTCACAGGGCGGGTCTGGCGACCGTCACCGCCGATCACACGCGCCGCCTGTACGCGCTGAGCACGGATGGACTCGCGGCGGTGCGCTCCTACCTCGACGACTTCTGGCCCGAGAGGCTGGCGGCCCTCAAGTCCGCCGTCGAGCAGCGAGAGGAGAAGCAGCATGGCTGAGTTCCGTGACTCCATTGAGATCGAGGCGCCCCCGCAGGCGGTGTTCGAGTACCTGACCACCAACGAGGGCATGACGGCGTGGATGGGGCAGTACGCCGATCTCGACCCGACGCCGGGTGGCCGGTTCGCGGTCGATATCGCCGGTTATCCCGTGCGGGGCGAGTACCTCGTGGTCGAGCCGTTCAAGCGCGTGGTGGTCTCGTGGGGGTTCGCCGGCAGTGACGAGCTGCCCGCCGGCGCCTCCAGGGTCGAGTTCCTCCTGACCCCGATCACTGGTGGCACGCGTGTGGACCTGTGCCACGTCGATCTGCCCGAGCCCGAGGTCCGCGGGCACGCGCACGGCTGGGCCCATTTCCTGCCCCGCCTCGCGATCGCCGGCGCAGGCGGGGACGCCGGTGCGGACCACTGGCGGCCCCTGACCGACTGACCGCCGATGGGAGGCGCAGCCATGGCAGCAATGACGCCCGAGCAGCACCACCTCGTTCAGCGCGTCCGCGCGCTGGTCGATGATGAACCGGACGTGCGCGAGGTGTCCATGTTCGGAGGCCGCGCGATCATGGTCAACGACAAGATGGTCGTCAGCGCCGGGAAGACCGGCGACCTCCTGGTACGCGTCGCCGCCGGGCATCATGAGGCGCTTCTGGGCGAGCCGGGTGCCGCGCAGGCCCGGATGGGGGCCGGGCGAGGCATGGGGCCCGGCTGGATCACCGTCGCTCCTGAGGCCGTCGCCGATGACGGTCTCCTTGCCTTCTGGGTTGAGGTGGCCATGAGGCACAACCGCGCCATCACCGGCGGGGAATCGGGGAGCGAGGGATCATGAGCGCCTTCCAGGGACTACCGACAGCCCTGTTCGAGTTCTTCGCCGACCTGGCGCAGGACAACTCGAAGGACTTCTGGAGCGTCAACAGGCAGCGTTGGCAGCGGGACGTGAAAGCCCCCATGAGTGCACTGGTTGACGAGCTCTCCAGCGAGTTCGGCCCGTTGCGCATGTTCCGCCCCAACCGTGACCTACGTTTCACCCAAGACAAGACCCCCTACAAGCTCTGGACAGGCGCCACCAGCACTCCTCAGGCCACCGGTGGAATCGGCTACTACCTCAGTGTGTCGGCCACCGGTATCACCACCGGTTACGGAGCCATGCGGATGACCGCCGACCAGCTCGGCCGTTTCCGGGGCGCCATCGACGCCGACGTCACCGGAATCCGGTTCGAGGAGATCACCCAAGAGCTCGCCGCACAGGGGCTGCCCGTCACACCCGGTGCCGACCAGCCACTGAAGAACGCACCGCGCGGCTGGCCGACCGACCATCCCCGCATCAACTTCCTCAGATGGAAAGGGGCAGCAGTCATTCAGGAGTGGCCCACCGACACCTGGATGCATACTCCCCGGGTGTGCGAGAGGATCCGAGACATCTGGACCGCCGTCGGGCCTCTCAAGGCATGGCTCGACGAGCACGTCTCGCAGCACAATCACTGACCAGTGAGCGGTCGACAGTCGTGTGCTGGAGAGTCGGTTCAGGGGACTTCGTCACATCATGAGCGGAGTTATCCACAGGCCGTGTCCACAGGCTTGTGCAGGGGTGTGTGGGTTCTTGGGATGTCGCCACTCCCCCTGTGCACAAGACCCGTTCGAGATCTCCAACCCGGGTGAGCGATCCTGCTGGAGGCTTCCCACAAACACCACCACGCACCTTGAGGCATCATCGCCATAGACAGAGTTTTGCCT from Actinomyces sp. Marseille-P3109 encodes:
- a CDS encoding eIF2A-related protein, giving the protein MTVPSETSGTIDPREVSLYAGHFDALWGVAWSPDGTRLLSGSHDGTARVWDANSGIELFALAGPSLSISAVAWSPDGTRLLTAAEDHSVRVWDATTGADLLTLGVGGSGVGGAVAWSPDSTRILTSFDDASARIWDASGGQVVRTLSGHTDHLTAVAWSPDGTRVATASDDGTARVWDVTTGTELLRVGPMAFVGRGGAMGPDGTPTHVGPIEPMTGLSWSPDSRRIITAFDSAEPRVWDAATGEEILSLHGRERRWVSVVSWSPDGGRIVTDDISGTTAHIWDAATGEELFSLRGHSQWACSLAWSPDSRRVATGSHDDTVRVWDAATGQTQLVLGAGNSVETVSWSPDGSRITIGAKIGGNRVWDAATGEPRLTVDSGARELSEVVWSPDGTRLATSSYLSPRVLILDAATGDVVQALTAGEDDVNDVAWSPDSERILSGLGDDRAAIWDAARGERLLTLEGHRDMITSVAWSPNGQRVLTGSQDGTARIWDATTGEVIHTYTGNWVRDVVWTQGGPRVVTGSADGAAHVWDVITSGELVTLRDEGAMVRSYAWSPDGARVLAGFDDGVVRVWDEVSGKVVLSLAGHRFGVTDAQWSPDGTRILTGSEDGTARLWDATTGEMTGLFLCFLPDGGVAILDAPSLSLRSGPGEVWDYLGRPEILAGQLTRVGVERRQYIDPNPVPHVAAGSAAEESEEAAEAPQAPEGGEPTEPAEVAEATGPAEPTESEPAEPGEQPAAPASSDASVSSSVSAASADAEGVSEAVPSAADGTSKDAVSEAASETSAEFLAEATAESVAGAGESAPGEEAPDEAAIATPVSVPETEDATAAGQVRHGATAVHTPAEAVPASGQPAEQVPEHSAEQVETEPVAAPTGETLLVQPFPVDQGLVDGEVTAPAATTPSMVETPAAPVAAPVANEAGAEAPEAQVPTEAGAEAATESAVETPASPSPQTGSAAALRRARHAAATAQTPPESGTEAVATETPAVASDAAEPARVAPSGPAESGYEPVAIPTVEHAGGEPVAAPTGETVAYPDQPESGREGVPVAPAQQPTASSGEAWENVAVSARTPADAVGHVGEQTTMDAPEESGEPVQTEVPWYAASVEGAVPPAADAAAPEARGASGSEPASASTASTPEDQPEGRAVEAAPAEPVVGRPGETDETAAGSAEPVAGTADAPEEPAPIPWGDEELRRRIYTEVQEFVAAIARRDVNELASRYGIAGNDLAGLDEQLAGLSAPASDLTLYPVEQADDYVDDHHRLSLSELEGGGVVIASELWAHGASTGARLVAHWNPMGIYPFDFRHVSM
- a CDS encoding VOC family protein, translating into MIDHISVNVSDPEASKAFYEAALAPLGYRVVMEFGPVTGLGASVPGAPQDARVPPDLWLSPTKSPTPCHVAVTASSTAQVDAFHKAALAAGGKDNGGPGERAHYHPGYYGAFVLDPDGNNLEAVFHGTGD
- a CDS encoding CDP-alcohol phosphatidyltransferase family protein, translating into MSTAQHPAHARVAAWAVHILTMSGLVWASLAMLATIHPRREFAWMWFWLLVALVVDGVDGTLARRAKVSEIIPWFDGGIVDIVVDYLTWTFIPAVFMYVALPMGPRLVAGLLMALILSSSMFCYANKQWKSTDYYFVGFPAAWNIVALMFYVLQTPAAANIIITLVFVVLTLVPTHYAHPARVKRFRTLNIAAVAVWFLATCWLVATYPHRPLSLVAVIVVSGGWFLLAGVLRSIRGAEPNAEPDTAPAGSASS